A region of Falco peregrinus isolate bFalPer1 chromosome 13, bFalPer1.pri, whole genome shotgun sequence DNA encodes the following proteins:
- the LOC101918165 gene encoding nuclear pore glycoprotein p62: MNQFNFGSGAAGGAFALGTPKTAATTATTGFSFSTPAASAGFSFGSAAQAPASSQPAGLFSFSRPGGAAQPASFSFGTPATAAAAPAANVFPLGTAAPKLNFGGSSATQATGITAGFGFGSSVPASAPSSQAAAPSGFVFGSTGTATTAAATTTTTAPSGTTGGFSFSSGTAAQAGTAGFNIGTAAPQAAPTGLTFGAAPAAAATTAATLGAATQSATPFSLGGQSTGVNFGTLPSTAATAATSAPAATLTASTSQGPTLSFGTKLGVTSTAATSASTTTTSILGSTGPTLLAPIASSSAPTSSTTTGLTLGAPSTGTGSLGTLGFGLKVPGTTAAATSTATGTTSASGFALNLKPLTTTGAIGAVTSTAAITTTTTTSAPPVMTYAQLESLINKWSLELEDQEKHFLHQATQVNAWDQMLIENGEKITSLHREVEKVKLDQKRLDQELDFILSQQKELEDLLTPLEESVKEQSGTIYLQHADEERERTYKLAENIDAQLKRMAQDLKDVIEHLNTSGGPADTNDPLQQICKILNAHMDSLQWIDQNSAVLQRKVEEVTKVCESRRKEQERSFRITFD; the protein is encoded by the exons ATGAACCAGTTCAACTTCGGGTCGGGCGCGGCGGGAGGCGCCTTCGCTCTGGGCACGCCGAAGACGGCCGCCACCACGGCCACGACCGGCTTCTCCTTCTCGACGCCCGCCGCCTCGGCGGGCTTCAGCTTCGGCAGCGCGGCCCAGGCGCCCGCCAGCAGCCAGCCCGCCGGGCTCTTCTCCTTCAGCAGGCCGGGCGGTGCCGCGCAGCCCGCCAGCTTCAGCTTCGGGACGCCGGCCACGGCCGCCGCGGCGCCGGCGGCAAACGTGTTCCCGCTGGG gaCAGCTGCCCCAAAACTCAACTTTGGAGGCAGTAGTGCCACTCAGGCTACAGGAATCACAGCAGGCTTTGGGTTTGGTAGCTCTGTACCAGCCAGTGCGCCCTCAAGTCAAGCAGCAGCCCCTTCTGGCTTTGTGTTTGGATCCACTGGcactgccaccactgctgccGCCACCACCACGACCACCGCTCCGTCTGGGACGACCGGAGGGTTCAGTTTTTCCAGTGGTACTGCAGCTCAGGCCGGAACAGCCGGCTTCAACATCGGCACTGCGGCTCCGCAAGCAGCGCCCACAGGGTTGACCTTtggagcagcacctgcagctgctgccaccactgctgccaccTTAGGAGCTGCCACCCAGTCAGCGACCCCCTTCAGCCTTGGGGGTCAGTCCACAG GTGTAAACTTTGGGACATTGCcttcaacagcagcaacagcagccacTAGTGCGCCTGCAGCAACGCTGACCGCTAGTACCAGCCAGGGACCCACTCTGTCCTTTGGAACCAAACTTGGAG taaCATCCACAGCTGCTACCAGTGCCTCTACCACCACAACCTCGATTCTTGGTTCGACGGGGCCTACGTTGCTCGCGCCTATAGCGAGTTCTTCAGCACCGACATCGTCTACCACCACAGGCCTCACAC TTGGTGCCCCTTCCACTGGGACAGGCAGTCTTGGAACGCTTGGGTTTGGATTAAAAGTTCCTGGAACAACAGCTGCCGCAACAAGCACTGCTACTG GCACCACTTCTGCTTCTGGCTTTGCTTTGAATCTTAAGCCATTAACTACGACTGGTGCTATTGGAGCTGTGACTTCTACAGCTGCCataaccaccaccacaaccaccaG TGCGCCCCCAGTGATGACTTATGCCCAGCTGGAGAGTCTGATAAACAAGTGGAGTCTGGAACTGGAAGACCAAGAGAAACACTTTCTCCATCAAGCTACGCAAGTTAATGCCTGGGACCAGATGCTGATAGAGAATGGGGAGAAG ATTACTTCATTACACAGAGAAGTAGAGAAAGTGAAGCTTGATCAGAAGAG actGGATCAGGAACTGGACTTCATTCTGTCACAGCAGAAAGAGCTTGAAGACTTGTTGACCCCTCTGGAGGAGTCTGTGAAGGAGCAGAGTGGGACTATCTACTTGCAGCACGCGGATGAAGAACGGGAGAGGAC CTATAAACTGGCTGAAAATATTGATGCTCAGTTGAAGCGTATGGCACAAGATCTGAAAGATGTCATTGAACACTTGAATACATCTGGAGGCCCGGCAGACACGAATGACCCG CTTCAGCAGATCTGTAAAATTTTGAATGCGCACATGGATTCCTTGCAGTGGATTGACCAGAATTCAG CTGTGTTGCAGAGAAAGGTTGAAGAGGTGACAAAGGTTTGTGAGAGCCGCCGCAAAGAGCAAGAGCGCAGTTTTCGGATCACTTTTGATTGA
- the LOC101917989 gene encoding nuclear pore glycoprotein p62-like has protein sequence MNQFNFGSGAAGGAFALGTPKTAATTATTGFSFSTPAASAGFSFGSAAQAPASSQPAGLFSFSRPGGAAQPASFSFGTPATAAAAPAANVFPLGTAAPKLNFGGSSATQATGITAGFGFGSSVPASAPSSQAAAPSGFVFGSTGTATTAAATTTTTAPSGTTGGFSFSSGTAAQAGTAGFNIGTAAPQAAPTGLTFGAAPAAAATTAATLGAATQSATPFSLGGQSTGVNFGTLPSTAATAATSAPAATLTASTSQGPTLSFGTKLGVTSTAATSASTTTTSILGSTGPTLLAPIASSSAPTSSTTTGLTLGAPSTGTGSLGTLGFGLKVPGTTAAATSTATGTTSASGFALNLKPLTTTGAIGAVTSTAAITTTTTTSAPPVMTYAQLESLINKWSLELEDQEKHFLHQATQVNAWDQTLIENGEKITSLHREVEKVKLDQKRLDQELDFILSQQKELEDLLTPLEESVKEQSGTIYLQHADEERERTYKLAENIDAQLKRMAQDLKDITEHLNTSRGPADTSDPLQQICKILNAHMDSLQWIDQNSAVLQRKVEEVTKVCESRRKEQERSFRITFD, from the exons ATGAACCAGTTCAACTTCGGGTCGGGCGCGGCGGGAGGCGCCTTCGCTCTGGGCACGCCGAAGACGGCCGCCACCACGGCCACGACCGGCTTCTCCTTCTCGACGCCCGCCGCCTCGGCGGGCTTCAGCTTCGGCAGCGCGGCCCAGGCGCCCGCCAGCAGCCAGCCCGCCGGGCTCTTCTCCTTCAGCAGGCCGGGCGGTGCCGCGCAGCCCGCCAGCTTCAGCTTCGGGACGCCGGCCACGGCCGCCGCGGCGCCGGCGGCAAACGTGTTCCCGCTGGG gaCAGCTGCCCCAAAACTCAACTTTGGAGGCAGTAGTGCCACTCAGGCTACAGGAATCACAGCAGGCTTTGGGTTTGGTAGCTCTGTACCAGCCAGTGCGCCCTCAAGTCAAGCAGCAGCCCCTTCTGGCTTTGTGTTTGGATCCACTGGcactgccaccactgctgccGCCACCACCACGACCACCGCTCCGTCTGGGACGACCGGAGGGTTCAGTTTTTCCAGTGGTACTGCAGCTCAGGCCGGAACAGCCGGCTTCAACATCGGCACTGCGGCTCCGCAAGCAGCGCCCACAGGGTTGACCTTtggagcagcacctgcagctgctgccaccactgctgccaccTTAGGAGCTGCCACCCAGTCAGCGACCCCCTTCAGCCTTGGGGGTCAGTCCACAG GTGTAAACTTTGGGACATTGCcttcaacagcagcaacagcagccacTAGTGCGCCTGCAGCAACGCTGACCGCTAGTACCAGCCAGGGACCCACTCTGTCCTTTGGAACCAAACTTGGAG taaCATCCACAGCTGCTACCAGTGCCTCTACCACCACAACCTCGATTCTTGGTTCGACGGGGCCTACGTTGCTCGCGCCTATAGCGAGTTCTTCAGCACCGACATCGTCTACCACCACAGGCCTCACAC TTGGTGCCCCTTCCACTGGGACAGGCAGTCTTGGAACGCTTGGGTTTGGATTAAAAGTTCCTGGAACAACAGCTGCCGCAACAAGCACTGCTACTG GCACCACTTCTGCTTCTGGCTTTGCTTTGAATCTTAAGCCATTAACTACGACTGGTGCTATTGGAGCTGTGACTTCTACAGCTGCCataaccaccaccacaaccaccaG TGCGCCCCCAGTGATGACTTATGCCCAGCTGGAGAGTCTGATAAACAAGTGGAGTCTGGAACTGGAAGACCAAGAGAAACACTTTCTCCATCAAGCTACGCAAGTTAATGCCTGGGACCAGACACTGATAGAGAATGGGGAGAAG ATTACTTCATTACACAGAGAAGTAGAGAAAGTGAAGCTTGATCAGAAGAG actGGATCAGGAACTGGACTTCATTCTGTCACAGCAGAAAGAGCTTGAAGACTTGTTGACCCCTCTGGAGGAGTCTGTGAAGGAGCAGAGTGGGACTATCTACTTGCAGCACGCGGATGAAGAACGGGAGAGGAC CTATAAACTGGCTGAAAATATTGATGCTCAGTTGAAGCGTATGGCACAAGATCTGAAAGACATCACTGAGCACTTGAATACATCAAGAGGCCCGGCAGACACGAGCGACCCG CTTCAGCAGATCTGTAAAATTTTGAATGCGCACATGGATTCCTTGCAGTGGATTGACCAGAATTCAG CTGTGTTGCAGAGAAAGGTTGAAGAGGTGACAAAGGTTTGTGAGAGCCGCCGCAAAGAGCAAGAGCGCAGTTTTCGGATCACTTTTGATTGA
- the DNAAF6 gene encoding dynein axonemal assembly factor 6 codes for MDSASSLQYLAKLLSNAQEGDDDDDDEHVPHCSVSSMTPGSIGPVKRETAGTSQVKSETRKTIWNTEEVPEGSEYDDTWDPREQPEYQILFKQCVGTEDVFFGMSRKDHSTACCEDMVIKIKLPETKYSDITLDIQDKVLDLRTPQKKLLLHLPYPVDSKNGKACFLSEEETLEVTLRLSREFDFINFF; via the exons ATGGACAGTGCCTCCTCTTTGCAGTACCTTGCCAAACTGCTTAGTAATGCTCAAGaaggtgatgatgatgatgatgatgaacaCGTG CCACACTGTTCTGTCAGCTCCATGACTCCTGGTAGTATTGGACCGGTAAAGAGAGAGACCGCTG GTACTTCTCAAGTGAAATCTGAAACCAGGAAAACTATTTGGAATACAGAGGAGGTCCCAGAAGGTTCTGAATATGATGATACCTGGGACCCTAGAGAACAGCCAGA gtaTCAGATTTTATTCAAACAGTGTGTGGGCACAGAGGATGTCTTCTTTGGGATGAGCAGGAAAGACCACTCCACAGCCTGCTGTGAAGATATGGTG ATTAAAATCAAGCTGCCAGAGACAAAGTACTCAGACATTACATTAGATATCCAGGACAAGGTTCTTGACCTTCGAACTCCCCAAAA aaagctgctgctgcacctgccCTACCCTGTAGACAGCAAGAATGGTAaagcttgttttctctctgaagagGAGACCTTGGAAGTCACCTTAAGACTATCAAGGGAGTTTGATTTCATAAATTTTTTCTGA